One Hevea brasiliensis isolate MT/VB/25A 57/8 chromosome 5, ASM3005281v1, whole genome shotgun sequence genomic region harbors:
- the LOC131180067 gene encoding uncharacterized protein LOC131180067 produces MDIWAEIHTHFASVAHEKDSIHLFIFLMWHIWKRRNCWVFRKQHIEFQEVVNTTINHHDDYYTTQVINQNPQTSSSTVQSALIPPPMGVIKINFSAATNKHQQYGSIATFASDHHSLPCGWACRRIVGISNPLILESLACREALILAKAKGFSNVIIEGDSQVLIRAIQGSTTVVEIQGILHDIRHLSKMFPHVDFSFVRRECNQAAHSLVSKALRDPSFSCNPLAQLIFVSYALPP; encoded by the coding sequence ATGGATATTTGGGCTGAGATTCATACACATTTTGCATCTGTAGCTCATGAGAAAGACTCGATACACCTCTTCATCTTTCTAATGTGGCACATATGGAAGCGAAGGAACTGTTGGGTGTTTAGAAAGCAACACATTGAATTTCAGGAGGTTGTCAATACAACAATCAATCACCATGATGATTACTATACAACCCAAGTTATCAACCAGAACCCGCAAACATCATCCTCTACAGTTCAAAGTGCCCTTATTCCTCCACCGATGGGtgtcatcaaaatcaatttcagtGCAGCCACTAACAAGCATCAACAATATGGATCAATTGCAACCTTTGCTAGTGACCACCATAGCTTACCATGTGGATGGGCTTGTAGAAGGATAGTAGGAATTTCAAATCCTCTGATCTTGGAATCTCTAGCTTGTCGAGAAGCACTTATCCTAGCCAAAGCTAAAGGTTTCTCTAATGTTATCATAGAAGGAGATTCCCAAGTTCTCATTCGAGCCATCCAAGGGAGTACAACTGTAGTTGAAATTCAGGGAATTCTACATGACATTCGTCATCTCTCAAAAATGTTCCCCCATGTTGATTTCTCATTTGTTAGAAGAGAGTGTAACCAAGCAGCCCATAGCCTGGTATCAAAAGCTTTAAGGGACCCTTCTTTCTCATGTAACCCTTTAGCTCAACTTATTTTTGTATCTTATGCTTTACCCCCTTAG